A window of the Polaribacter sp. HaHaR_3_91 genome harbors these coding sequences:
- a CDS encoding N-acetyltransferase: MIVEYLEWDSIFFGVDVYRGKCKSAVKANEIQLNKGLTYLFCEEEVKLLEKYLFDVKVTFTKILTHRRIGIDPKIISYPLGNKVSRELLNLTYQSGQYSRFKIDPKIPNDKFLEFYKLWILNSVNRSFSDEVFTYKIDGIDVGLITLKKDKETCKIGLLSVDEVQRGKKIGSKLMLAAEKWAQDNECKEILVETQEQNKIAVAFYKRMKYNIVQKEYIYHLWR, from the coding sequence ATGATAGTAGAATACTTAGAATGGGATTCGATTTTTTTTGGAGTTGATGTTTATAGAGGTAAATGCAAAAGTGCTGTAAAAGCTAACGAAATACAACTTAATAAAGGATTGACTTATTTGTTTTGTGAAGAAGAGGTAAAGTTATTAGAGAAATATTTATTTGATGTTAAAGTTACTTTTACTAAAATATTGACTCATAGAAGAATAGGGATAGATCCTAAAATAATTTCTTATCCTTTAGGTAATAAGGTTTCTAGAGAATTACTTAATTTAACTTATCAAAGTGGTCAGTATTCAAGATTTAAAATAGACCCTAAAATACCCAATGATAAATTTTTAGAATTTTATAAATTATGGATTTTAAACTCTGTAAATAGAAGTTTTAGTGATGAGGTATTTACCTATAAAATTGACGGAATTGATGTAGGTCTGATTACCTTAAAAAAGGATAAAGAAACCTGTAAAATTGGTTTGTTGTCTGTTGATGAAGTTCAGAGAGGTAAAAAAATAGGGAGTAAGTTAATGTTGGCAGCAGAAAAGTGGGCACAAGACAATGAATGTAAAGAAATATTGGTCGAAACTCAAGAACAAAATAAAATTGCTGTCGCATTTTATAAGAGAATGAAATATAATATTGTGCAAAAAGAATATATCTATCATTTATGGAGGTAA
- the rffA gene encoding dTDP-4-amino-4,6-dideoxygalactose transaminase, translating to MEVNTVIPFNKPYLTGNETKYIEQAVASGKISGNGIFTQKCQHFFEERYGIKKTLLTTSCTDALEMCAILLGIKEGDEVIMPSYTFVSTANAFVLRGAKIVFADSRADQPNIDENKLEDLITSKTKAIVVVHYAGVACEMDTVMALAKKYGIYVVEDAAQAIESFYKGKALGSIGHLSAFSFHETKNVISGEGGLLGINDEQFIDRAEIIWEKGTNRSAFFRGEIDKYGWVDVGSSFLPSEIIAAFLWAQLENLEDIQQRRKEIWNTYYKFFKEEEKVSLPVVPDYATNNAHMFYVLLTSLKKRNEFIASYKERAINPVFHYVSLHSSPYFKDKHDGRQLPNCDRYADTLVRMPLYYELEQSCVIYE from the coding sequence ATGGAGGTAAATACTGTAATTCCATTTAACAAGCCTTACCTAACAGGTAACGAAACAAAATATATAGAACAAGCGGTAGCTTCTGGTAAAATTTCTGGTAATGGAATTTTTACGCAAAAATGTCAGCATTTTTTTGAAGAAAGATATGGAATAAAAAAAACACTGCTTACAACTTCTTGTACAGATGCACTAGAGATGTGTGCTATTTTATTAGGGATAAAAGAAGGAGATGAAGTTATTATGCCTTCTTATACGTTTGTGTCTACAGCGAATGCTTTTGTGTTAAGAGGCGCTAAAATTGTGTTTGCAGATTCTAGAGCAGATCAACCTAATATTGATGAAAATAAGCTAGAAGACTTAATTACATCAAAAACAAAAGCAATTGTTGTAGTACATTATGCAGGTGTAGCTTGCGAAATGGATACAGTTATGGCATTGGCTAAAAAATATGGAATTTATGTGGTTGAAGATGCCGCCCAAGCGATAGAATCTTTTTACAAAGGAAAAGCATTAGGAAGTATTGGTCATTTGTCGGCATTTTCTTTTCACGAAACAAAAAATGTAATTAGTGGAGAAGGTGGTTTGTTGGGTATTAATGATGAGCAATTTATAGATAGAGCAGAAATTATTTGGGAAAAAGGCACCAATCGTTCTGCTTTTTTTAGAGGAGAAATAGATAAATATGGATGGGTAGATGTGGGGTCTTCTTTTTTACCATCAGAAATCATTGCGGCTTTCTTATGGGCACAATTAGAAAATTTAGAAGATATTCAGCAAAGAAGAAAAGAAATTTGGAATACATATTATAAGTTTTTTAAAGAAGAGGAAAAGGTGTCATTACCAGTGGTGCCCGATTATGCAACAAATAATGCACACATGTTTTATGTGCTTTTAACATCTTTAAAGAAAAGAAATGAGTTTATTGCAAGTTATAAAGAAAGAGCAATAAATCCTGTTTTTCATTATGTAAGCTTGCATTCTAGTCCTTATTTTAAAGACAAACATGATGGCAGGCAACTACCTAATTGTGATAGATATGCAGATACGTTGGTAAGAATGCCTTTGTATTATGAGTTGGAACAATCTTGTGTTATTTATGAATAA